The DNA sequence TATCTTCTTTGATATTTTGAATATTTTGATTTAAGAGATTGATCTTTCTTTCATAACGCATAATGATAATAAAAATTGCAAATAAAAATACAATAATTAAAAAAACAAATAATAAATGCTGCATCTTTGCTCCTTTTTTTGTGTGTAATACTATAACATTTTTCTTAAAAAAAAATGATTTTCTTTAAAAAATAAATAATTTTATTTAAAATTAAGAATTGACTATTATATAATTATTTTAATCAAAGATTAAGGATTTTTGATGAATTTTCTTTTAGAAAATATTTCTTTATTTCTTTCTTCAATAAAAAATCTTATGCAAAGATTAAAATTTATTATTGTTAAAATTTCTGTATTTAAGGATAAAATATGAATTATAAACAACTTCAAATTGATAATTTTTTTAATTATCTAGCTATACCTTCTCAAAGCAATGCAAAGGTTCAAAATTTACCTAGCTCGAAAGGACAATATGATTTAGCACTTTTATTAAAAAAAGAGCTTGAAAATTTGGGACTTAGTGATATTTTATTGCAAGATAATGCTATATTAACTGCAAGACTCAAAGGAAATTCAAAGAAAAAAAGCGTGGGTTTTTGTGCTCATTTAGATACTGTAGATGTTGGTCTTAGTGATATTATAAAACCTCAAATTTTAAAATTTGAAGGTAAGCCTTTATGTTTAAATAAAGAGAAAAATATCATATGCGATCCTAAAGATTATCCTGAACTTTTAAAATATATGGATGAAGAGATCATATTCTCAGATGGAACTAGTGTTTTAGGAGCTGATAATAAAGCGGCAATTTCAACTATCATGACTTTGCTGCATTATTTAGTCCATGAAAAGTGTGAACACGGAGACGTTTATGTAAGTTTTGTTCCTGATGAAGAAATAGGGCTTAGAGGATCTAAAATGCTTGATCTTAAATATTTTAAGCCTGATTTTGCTTTCACGATTGATTGTTGTGAGCTTGGAGAATTAGTATTTGAAACTTTTAATGCAGGATCGGCTTTTATAGAAATACAAGGAGTGAGTGCTCATCCTATGAGTGCTAAAGGAGTGCTTTTAAATCCTACTTTAATAGGAATAGATATAGCTAATTGTTTTGACAGATTACAAACTCCAGAAAATACAGAAAATGATGAAGGTTATATTTGGGTGCAAGAATTTCATTCTGATCAAATAAAAGCAAGTTTATATTTAAATATTAGAGATCATAATAAACAAAAATATGAAGAAAAAAAACAATATATTAAAGAAGTGGTTAATTTCATGCAAAAACGGTATAAAAGATCAATTATAACTTTAAAAATCGAGGATGTGTATTCTAATTTAAAAGATAGCATGAATGAATATAATAAAATAGGCTTAGAAATTTTGCATCAAGCTTTTAATGAATGTAATATAAAACCAAAAACTTTTCCTATGAGAGGAGGAACTGATGGGAGCGCTTTAGCTTTAAAAGGTTTATTTATGCCAAATTTTTTTACTGGGGCGCATAATTTTCATTCCGCGTTCGAATTTTTACCTTTAAAATCTTTTTATCAAAGTTTTGAGGTGGCAAAAAATATTATAAAAATTGCATCAACAAAATAAGGAGTATTTGTGCAAAATTCATTTTTATTTAATATGCAGCGTATAGGCGTTGCTTTTATTATATTTAGTGTTTATGCTGTTTTTAGTGCTTCTTGGGCTTCTACTGGATCTTTGATGCCTCTTATAAAAGCGGATTTGGGATTAGATAATCAAAAAGCAACTTTAATTACAAGTATTGTTGTTGTCGCAAAAATTTTTGGTGCTTCTTTTACAGCTTTTTTAATTTATAAATTCGGACTTAAGAAAGGATATTTTTTAGGTTGTCTTTTGATGAGTTCAAGTGTGTTTTTAGCTTTTATAGAAAGCTATCTGGGAATTTTAATAGTACGTTTTTTAATGGGGCTTGGTTCAGCTTGTGCATTAGTATGTTTGGTTCCTATTACTCAACAATGGTTTGAAAAGAAAAGTTTACATTTTATGATTAGTATTAATACAAATTCAAATATAGTTGGCTATATCATCGGAATTCTTTTTGCCGAAAGTATTTCAAATTATTTTGGAAATTGGCGTTATTCTTTGTCTTTTTATGCGTGGATTAATTTGGTATTAATTATTCTTTGGATTTTTATAGGAAAAGATAAAAAGATAGATGAAAAACAAGAAAAAATAGACAATAAAAAAGAGTTGTTATCAGCTATTAAATCGCCTTTAACTTGGGGTATGATTATCTTTTATATGGGGCCGATTTTATTTTTAAATTCTATTTTTACATTTTTGCCTACATTTTATGTGGAGTATGCAGGCTTTACTAAAGAATTAGCTGAAGTAGCTAAGAAAGAAATTCCTGTTTTAGCAAATGTAGCTATTATTTTTGGACCTTTTATAGGAATTTATTTTAAAAGAAAGGGCTATTCTTTTAAAAAGATGCTTCTAGTTGGAAGTTTGTGTATGCTTTTAAGTGGAATTTGTATGCTTTTTTTAAAAAAATGGATTATGGTAGAATTTTTTGCTATTTTATCAGGTTTATTTTTTTCTCTATGGTGGCCTTTTTTCTTTAATCTTCCTTCGGAATTAAAAGATACAAATCCGCACCGTAGTGCTTATATTATGAGTACTTTTTGGACAATAACTTTTATCATTTTATCGTTAAATCTTGAAATTGTATCATTTAGTGTAGATAAAACTAAAAGTTTTACTATAGGTTTTACTTATATGTTTATTTTGATTTTGGTTTCAGCTGTTGCATCGTTGTTTGTTTTTCCTAAAAAAGATCATTTTATAGAAGGAGGAAAATAAAATGAAATTAATACCAGAAATTGTAGATTTAAAAGATGAATTTGTAAAAATTCGTCATCAAATTCATGAAAATCCAGAATTAGGATTTGATGAAATCCAAACCGCAAGATTGGTGGCTAAAAAATTAAAAGATTTTGGTTATGAAGTTTATGAAGGCATTGGAAAAACAGGAGTTGTTGGAGTTCTTAAAAAAGGGAATAATGATAAAAAAATTGGACTTCGTGCGGATATGGATGCTTTACCTATGCAAGAATGTGCCCAAGTTGATTATAAAAGTAAAAAAGAAAATATAATGCATGCTTGTGGCCATGATGGGCACACAAGCTCTTTGTTGCT is a window from the Campylobacter sp. RM10537 genome containing:
- the pepT gene encoding peptidase T — translated: MNYKQLQIDNFFNYLAIPSQSNAKVQNLPSSKGQYDLALLLKKELENLGLSDILLQDNAILTARLKGNSKKKSVGFCAHLDTVDVGLSDIIKPQILKFEGKPLCLNKEKNIICDPKDYPELLKYMDEEIIFSDGTSVLGADNKAAISTIMTLLHYLVHEKCEHGDVYVSFVPDEEIGLRGSKMLDLKYFKPDFAFTIDCCELGELVFETFNAGSAFIEIQGVSAHPMSAKGVLLNPTLIGIDIANCFDRLQTPENTENDEGYIWVQEFHSDQIKASLYLNIRDHNKQKYEEKKQYIKEVVNFMQKRYKRSIITLKIEDVYSNLKDSMNEYNKIGLEILHQAFNECNIKPKTFPMRGGTDGSALALKGLFMPNFFTGAHNFHSAFEFLPLKSFYQSFEVAKNIIKIASTK
- a CDS encoding CynX/NimT family MFS transporter, coding for MQNSFLFNMQRIGVAFIIFSVYAVFSASWASTGSLMPLIKADLGLDNQKATLITSIVVVAKIFGASFTAFLIYKFGLKKGYFLGCLLMSSSVFLAFIESYLGILIVRFLMGLGSACALVCLVPITQQWFEKKSLHFMISINTNSNIVGYIIGILFAESISNYFGNWRYSLSFYAWINLVLIILWIFIGKDKKIDEKQEKIDNKKELLSAIKSPLTWGMIIFYMGPILFLNSIFTFLPTFYVEYAGFTKELAEVAKKEIPVLANVAIIFGPFIGIYFKRKGYSFKKMLLVGSLCMLLSGICMLFLKKWIMVEFFAILSGLFFSLWWPFFFNLPSELKDTNPHRSAYIMSTFWTITFIILSLNLEIVSFSVDKTKSFTIGFTYMFILILVSAVASLFVFPKKDHFIEGGK